In one Verrucomicrobiia bacterium genomic region, the following are encoded:
- a CDS encoding adenylosuccinate synthase has product MATTILVGAQWGDEGKGKIIDVLTESADLVVRTQGGNNAGHTVILKGVKYVLHLVPSGILHKGKVCVVGNGVVVDPVSLCEEIDGLEKLGVKVTPQNLALSETAHVVFPYHRELDAQREVRKGRNKIGTTKRGIGPAYGDKAARVGLRLLDLIQPERFAEALKNRIKENNEVLKALGAKPLSYKKVLADYQAAGARLQPFVTNTVVLLNQALRQKKNILFEGAQGTFLDIDHGTYPYVTSSNTTAGGACTGSGVPPNRMDRVVGVMKAYTTRVGEGPLPTENAEIADMLHAMGREFGATTGRPRRCGWFDAVAVRHAVMVNGIDELAVTNIDGLDTLETLKVCVAYRAGGRQYDYVPSDAALLAQCEPVYVELPGWRQPTSTVQRWKDLPAKARAYLKALSDLTGAPISIASVGPGREQTIFVK; this is encoded by the coding sequence ATGGCAACCACCATTCTGGTTGGCGCCCAATGGGGCGATGAGGGAAAAGGCAAAATTATTGATGTGCTGACGGAGTCGGCCGATCTGGTTGTGCGCACTCAGGGCGGCAACAACGCCGGACACACCGTCATCCTGAAGGGCGTCAAATACGTCCTGCACTTGGTGCCCTCGGGCATTTTGCACAAGGGCAAGGTCTGTGTGGTGGGCAATGGGGTGGTGGTGGATCCGGTCAGCTTGTGTGAGGAAATCGACGGCCTGGAAAAGTTGGGCGTGAAAGTTACCCCCCAAAACCTGGCCTTAAGTGAGACCGCCCATGTCGTATTTCCTTACCACCGCGAGCTGGACGCCCAGCGGGAAGTCCGCAAGGGACGCAACAAAATCGGCACCACCAAGCGGGGCATTGGGCCGGCGTATGGGGACAAGGCTGCGCGGGTGGGGTTGCGCCTGCTGGATTTGATTCAGCCGGAGCGCTTTGCCGAGGCCTTAAAAAACCGCATCAAGGAAAACAACGAAGTGCTCAAGGCGTTGGGCGCCAAGCCGTTGTCGTACAAGAAGGTGCTGGCTGACTATCAGGCGGCCGGTGCACGGTTGCAGCCTTTCGTCACCAACACCGTCGTCCTGCTCAATCAGGCCCTGCGGCAAAAGAAGAACATCCTCTTTGAGGGCGCCCAGGGCACATTTCTCGATATTGACCACGGCACCTATCCTTATGTGACCTCCTCCAACACCACCGCCGGCGGAGCCTGCACCGGCTCAGGCGTGCCGCCCAACCGCATGGACCGCGTGGTGGGCGTCATGAAAGCTTATACCACCCGGGTGGGGGAGGGGCCGTTGCCCACGGAAAACGCCGAAATTGCCGACATGCTCCATGCCATGGGACGCGAATTTGGGGCGACGACCGGGCGGCCGCGGCGTTGTGGCTGGTTTGATGCGGTGGCTGTCCGGCATGCCGTCATGGTCAATGGCATTGATGAACTGGCCGTGACCAATATTGACGGTTTGGACACGCTGGAAACCCTCAAGGTCTGTGTGGCCTATCGCGCGGGTGGCCGCCAGTATGATTATGTGCCCAGCGATGCCGCGCTGCTGGCCCAGTGCGAGCCGGTCTATGTGGAGCTGCCGGGCTGGCGGCAGCCAACTTCCACAGTCCAACGGTGGAAGGACCTGCCCGCCAAAGCCCGGGCCTATCTCAAGGCATTGAGCGACTTGACCGGCGCGCCGATCAGCATCGCCTCGGTAGGGCCAGGGCGGGAGCAAACCATTTTCGTCAAGTAA
- a CDS encoding isoprenyl transferase, with the protein MSASPASAPLLSPQAKANLPVHVAIIMDGNGRWAKQRGLPRVEGHRHGVESVRAVVRACGELGIKYLTLYAFSVENWNRPKDEVDTLMKYLARFLKTEVAELQRNNVRLEVIGQVYRLPEFVQDQLKKTQAALAKNNGLTLILALSYGGRTELVEAMRTIASKVKAGQLEPEEINEQVVAQHLYTRHYPDPDLLIRTSGEMRVSNFLLWQISYTELVVTPTLWPDFRKPQLYAALEEYTRRHRRFGGV; encoded by the coding sequence ATGAGTGCCAGTCCGGCATCGGCTCCCCTTTTAAGCCCACAGGCCAAAGCCAATCTGCCGGTACATGTGGCCATCATCATGGATGGCAACGGCCGATGGGCCAAGCAGCGGGGCCTGCCCCGCGTGGAAGGGCATCGGCATGGCGTGGAATCGGTGCGGGCGGTGGTGCGTGCCTGTGGCGAGTTGGGCATCAAATATCTCACCCTCTACGCCTTTTCCGTGGAAAACTGGAACCGGCCCAAGGACGAGGTGGATACCTTGATGAAGTACCTGGCCCGGTTTTTGAAAACAGAAGTCGCCGAGCTGCAACGCAATAATGTGCGGTTGGAGGTGATCGGCCAGGTGTACCGGTTGCCGGAGTTTGTCCAGGATCAGTTGAAAAAGACCCAGGCGGCCCTGGCCAAGAACAACGGATTGACACTCATTCTGGCGTTGAGCTATGGCGGACGCACCGAATTGGTGGAGGCCATGCGCACGATCGCCTCAAAGGTAAAGGCAGGCCAACTGGAGCCGGAAGAAATCAACGAACAGGTGGTGGCGCAACATCTCTATACCCGGCACTATCCCGACCCCGACCTGCTCATCCGCACCAGCGGCGAAATGCGCGTCAGCAACTTTTTGCTCTGGCAGATTTCCTACACCGAGCTGGTGGTCACCCCCACCCTGTGGCCGGATTTTCGCAAACCGCAACTC